In Pedobacter africanus, a single window of DNA contains:
- a CDS encoding DUF3800 domain-containing protein: MYLCYADESGDAGSYDASKPVKNGSPYLIYTAIIIKDAQWKQSLNILKNFRKQIAREGILPYDQEFHCAELVDPHNNTIYKQISVPERWKLIESFGHVIGIQAEFKIIAVVLDKQSRN; this comes from the coding sequence ATGTATTTATGTTACGCTGATGAAAGTGGAGATGCTGGTTCCTATGATGCTTCTAAGCCTGTTAAAAATGGTTCTCCATATTTAATTTATACTGCCATAATTATTAAAGACGCCCAGTGGAAGCAATCGTTAAATATTCTTAAAAACTTTAGAAAACAAATTGCCAGGGAAGGCATCTTGCCTTACGATCAGGAGTTTCATTGTGCCGAATTGGTAGATCCTCACAACAACACAATTTACAAACAAATCAGTGTTCCTGAACGATGGAAATTGATTGAAAGTTTTGGCCATGTAATTGGTATACAGGCCGAGTTTAAAATTATTGCCGTTGTACTTGATAAACAAAGTCGAAACTAG